In the genome of Acidimicrobiia bacterium, the window TACCACATCATCGTCGTCGACTCACGGGACACGCCGGGGACCTTCATCGAATTGACGGGTGATCCCGATCGGTGGGTGCCGAGAGGCGTTATCGAAACCGAACTGACTGCCTGGTACAACGACGCACTCGCGCGTGCGGACATCATGGTCAGGTCCCAGATCGGAACTTGGAACCCACAGGCGGATGCCATCAGCCCGCCGCCCGGTTCTCCCTGATGGCAATCACCGTCGTCGGAATCGGGCCAGCGGGTCTCGACCGGTGCGGTGCACAGCAACTCGATGCGATCCTGGATCCCGAGGTGGTCGTTGTCGTGCGAACCGTGAAGCACCCGGCCGCCGCGGAGCTGGCGGAGCGCCGCCCAGTGCAGTCCTGTGATGACCTCTACGACACCCACGATGACTACGACGAGCTGTACCGCGCGATCGTCACGAGGGTGCTCCAGATCGCTCGGGATCGTGATGTCGTGTATGGCGTTCCCGGGAGCGCCGTCGTGGGGGAGCGCAGTGTTTCGATGCTGCGCGATCGATGCTCCGACCAAGGCATTCCGATCCGCGTGCTGCCGGGCTCGTCCTTTCTCGACCTCGTCTACCTCGAAGCGGGTGTGGATCCTATCGCCGACGGCCTCCAGGTCGTCGATGCACGAATGCTGCCGGATCCCTTTCCCTTGCACCTGCCGACGGTCATCACCCAGGTCGATACGCCGCTTCGGGCTGCGGATGTGTCGGTCGCTGTCGGGAGAACCCTCGCGCCGGACCACGAGCTTGTCGTCCTCGACCGCCTCGGCGACGACGATCAGGTCGTTGAGCGCATCACGGTGTCGGACCTCGCGAACTACCGGGCGGGGTCGAGGACATCGGTGTTCATCGAAGCGACACCCGTTGGCTTGCTCGGCCTCGTCGCCACCAACCGGGTCCTCCGTCGCGAATGCCCGTGGGACCGCGAGCAGACCCATCACACCCTGTTGAGCCACCTTCTCGAGGAGGCATATGAGGCCGCCGACGCGATCGCGCTCCTGCCCCTCGATGCGCCCGATGGCCCCCCGGACTTCGGTGCCTATGCGGAAGTCGAAGAAGAGCTCGGCGACCTGTTGCTCCAAGTCGTGTTCCATGCAACGCTCGCGTCCGAGACCGGGGCCTTCGACATCGATGAAGTCGCAGAGACCATACGGGGAAAGCTCGTTGCCAGGCATCCCCATGTGTTCGGGGATGTCGTTGCCGAAACCCCAGGCGAGGTTCGGGCCAACTGGGAGCGTCTCAAGGTCGACGAGAAGCACCGCGAGAGCCTCATGGATGACATCCCCGTTGGCATGTCCGGTGTCGGGAGGGCGCACAAGGTGCAGCTCCGCGCCGCAAGTGTCGGGTTCGATTGGGAAGACCCGGTTGCGGTGCTCGACGACCTCCGGAGCGAGATCGACGAGTTGGTCGCAGCGGACTCCGACGACGAGGTCCATCACGAGGTCGGTGACATCCTGTTCGCAGCCATCA includes:
- the mazG gene encoding nucleoside triphosphate pyrophosphohydrolase, whose product is MAITVVGIGPAGLDRCGAQQLDAILDPEVVVVVRTVKHPAAAELAERRPVQSCDDLYDTHDDYDELYRAIVTRVLQIARDRDVVYGVPGSAVVGERSVSMLRDRCSDQGIPIRVLPGSSFLDLVYLEAGVDPIADGLQVVDARMLPDPFPLHLPTVITQVDTPLRAADVSVAVGRTLAPDHELVVLDRLGDDDQVVERITVSDLANYRAGSRTSVFIEATPVGLLGLVATNRVLRRECPWDREQTHHTLLSHLLEEAYEAADAIALLPLDAPDGPPDFGAYAEVEEELGDLLLQVVFHATLASETGAFDIDEVAETIRGKLVARHPHVFGDVVAETPGEVRANWERLKVDEKHRESLMDDIPVGMSGVGRAHKVQLRAASVGFDWEDPVAVLDDLRSEIDELVAADSDDEVHHEVGDILFAAINVARLNGVDPETALRSSVNRFIERFRLMEQRFAAAGRTMSDAPMSDLDAEWDRAKQSLADHPTTKS